The Gossypium hirsutum isolate 1008001.06 chromosome D02, Gossypium_hirsutum_v2.1, whole genome shotgun sequence region GGGAATTAGCTCACCAGTTATTGGTGAGACAACAAACTTGGTAGGGTCTCTTTCAGCAGTGATTCTCTCCTCAGGCCTCTTCCAGTTCTTCACAATTCTCATTGGTGGTTCAGGGTCCTCATTTACCCTTATATCCTTCTTCTCACCATCATTCTCTCCAATGCTAGCAGCTCTCATGCCTTCCTCAACAAGCTGTACCTCTTCTtcatccatttccatttccaccTCCTTTCCAGGCTCAGTAATCTCATCTTCTTCCATAGCAGTGATCTTGCTCCTCCTTATTACCTCCTCAATGGTCATTGGGGGAGGTAAGTCCTCATCCTCGTCATCAGCAAAGTCTATAGTCTCAACCACAACAAAATCATGCCAGTCAATCATTGCCATTTGCATTCTCTCCTGCTCAATTTCATCCTCAGCTTTCTGCCTTGCCTGCTCCTGCGAGCGTTCCCATTCCAGCCGGTGCAAGCACCTCTCAAGCACAGTTGTCATATCAACAACACTCTTCCTCAACTTTTCTGTCAAACCCTTTGGAGGCATCAACACTTTGGAATATGCATCAGCAAGTTCGGTGAAAAAGGTAAACATACTGTGAGTAGGCCTTAAAAAATTGAACTGGGGATTATTAATCTCCCTACTGGTCAACCCAGTCAAGAATGATTTCCCATTTCGTGCAACAAACTGTGCAGTCAGCTTAATAATATCCAACTCTTCCCCTGTAATCCCTTCAGGAAGTCTAACAGTATATTGGGCTGCTTCTGGTGGTTCAAGATTCTTCCGCACAGGCAGTCTAAACAGCGCAGCGGGATCAGGCTTAGCTACTAGCACTGCTGCATCATTCCCATCTGCAGCTGCAGCTGCAGCTGTAGCAGTCTCAGCTGGAGCTGAACCGGCAGACTGCAATTGCGGCTGCTGCTGCTGGGAGTTGGGCTGGTTCTGATTCTGAGCACGAAACTCAGACAACCTATGTTGATAATAAGCATGGTATGGATCTGAACTAGTCAAGAAATTGAACTTGACATTGTTAGCGTTATTAGCAATGATTCTTTTCTCGAATTCGGGTCCATTTTTGGCAACAAACTGAGCAGTTTTATCAACGATATTCCTAATATCAGGAGGAGGATGAATGATTCCAATAGTTCTAGTATGAGTTGCAACTGAGTTAGCTTTGTTCTGTTCTTCATTGGTTTGAATCTCCTCATTTTGAGCCTCTGGCACCTGAGATGGAGGTAATGGCCCTAAATCCCCATCAGAAGGGGGTGCCGGAAGGGGCAATATTGGCATTACCCCTGGCATTTTCACTAGACTAACAAAAAAAACCCTAACTTATAGACGAAAATTAAAATCAACCACCATGAACCTGCAATTaacaaattttaaacaaaaaaaatcagtcTATTCCAAAAACTGATTGAAAACCTATGAAAATGTTAGGGCACAAAAATAAACGGTATAATGAAACTTAAACTTGTTACGTCCTTTAGGTCAAATTTCTTACGAAAATTTTCTTCGAAAAGAACTAATAAATTACGGATTGCAAATCCGAAAACCGAAAATTCGTAACAAAAACATAGCCGCCGATCAAAGGGacataaaaagagagaaattaaTAGAAGAAAAGGAAGGCGTGAAGCTAACCTGAAAACCCCCTTCCGTCTCTTTTTCTTTAAATCTGCGCTGCGAATCAGAGGAAAAAATTTATTATGGTGGATTTCAAAGATAAGAGTGTTTAAGAATGAGGGCAAACACAATTTTTTCCTTTTCTGGGAAAAATAAGGAAGGATGGTGGCGCATTAGGGTTTATAACACGGTAGGCTGGTAGTTGGCCCGTTGTTGAATATTTAAAGCCCAAGCCCTTTTATAAATGCCTTCTCCCAACTTGATACTTAAGGGGTTTTTTCTAATTTAGATGTTATTTGATAAACCCAAACATTAAGTACAGAATTTTATGAGTGCAGAATTTACATCATAAAATCatgttaataaaatttaagtataaGTGCAGAATTTACATTATAAAATCATGTTAACAAAATTTAAGTATAGAATATAATTAtgttttctaataataataaatttttatgtttgaaattacttattttatatttttaatcttattaatataatattagcTTAACTCACAAATTGCTACTTAAATTATACcttttttcatattttggtacctaaactttttctTAGTCAAAAGTGGCACCTAAACTACTTTTTTTTCCCCAAGTTGGTACGTCCATTAGGCAAACtgttaagtttatttaaaaaaaaaagcttaaccCATGAATCAGTACCTAAACTATgcatttttctcattttgatacataaatatttttttggttaCAAGTGGTATCTAAACTACTTTTTTTCAAAGCTGGTACCTCTTATAGTTTAATCGTTAGTTAAATTGTTaagtctattttaaaaaaaagataaccaattaaaaattaacatgtgacaacaaaagacaaaaaatattatttctcttttatatctgttattcttttttttctttacaattagACAAATGGTCGAACCGATCAAGCCACCAATACTCAGTTAGACCAATTCTTCCAATTCGAtcaaataaatgattaaaaactcataaaaactagaaatatttaaaaatagagaaaatcgaATCAATTTTTTTAGCTTGGTTCAATCAGTCTGTATCCGTTTGCAGTTCAACCCCTATCTTTGGACTAGTACCTAACCAATTCTCAATTCGACCAGTCATTTCGATCCAATTTTGAAAACACTAGTTATAGTTGatgaaataactttttttatattgtCAGGTCAAATAAGAAGGCAATGAAGTTCGAAAACATAATTAATCGTTAACATCTCAACTTTAGGAGAACGAATTTCTAGCATCACTAGTATTGTCATGcattataaaagaagaaaagaaaaataaaggaaaataaagaaaaaagaaaataaaagaattaaatttgtttttaaaattttatatgatatggtaaattattattggatgtaaattttatattgaatagAACATTTTTGTATAAAATGGGTAATAGAATTATGGTTTAAGTAACCACTTTTGATCAAAAATTGTTTAGGTACCAAAATGGGAAAAATACATAGTTTAGGTATCAATTTATGGGTTAAgtcttttttaaaattagatttaacTATTTGACTAATGAAAGTACCAACTTGGGGAAAAATAGTTTAAGTAccacttgtgacaaaaaaaattaaatacaaaaataggAAAGTGTATAGTTTTTGTACCAATTTGTGAGTTAAacctataatattttatattattttagatagctttaaataaatttaaatataatattttgaattttttttaaaaaaagtaaaagataatttattttggatataattttttaaaaataaattcaacttAATCTTTCAATATTAAATTCTGAGTAGCTATTCTcctacttattttatttattcaaaaaaatttaattttttttaaataaagtgaTATCTTATGGttttcaaacatataaaaaattaaatgttgagtttatttaaatgaaatgaaagttttcGATAGTTTATCAAAcgcaaatgtttgaaaatttttttatttattgttcaagTACTTAACATTTTAATGATGTGGCAACTTTATCTGATAGAGAAGTCAAAAGTGTCACGTGAATTGGTTAGGGATGATAAAAAATCAAACT contains the following coding sequences:
- the LOC107909985 gene encoding probable splicing factor 3A subunit 1, which produces MPGVMPILPLPAPPSDGDLGPLPPSQVPEAQNEEIQTNEEQNKANSVATHTRTIGIIHPPPDIRNIVDKTAQFVAKNGPEFEKRIIANNANNVKFNFLTSSDPYHAYYQHRLSEFRAQNQNQPNSQQQQPQLQSAGSAPAETATAAAAAADGNDAAVLVAKPDPAALFRLPVRKNLEPPEAAQYTVRLPEGITGEELDIIKLTAQFVARNGKSFLTGLTSREINNPQFNFLRPTHSMFTFFTELADAYSKVLMPPKGLTEKLRKSVVDMTTVLERCLHRLEWERSQEQARQKAEDEIEQERMQMAMIDWHDFVVVETIDFADDEDEDLPPPMTIEEVIRRSKITAMEEDEITEPGKEVEMEMDEEEVQLVEEGMRAASIGENDGEKKDIRVNEDPEPPMRIVKNWKRPEERITAERDPTKFVVSPITGELIPINEMSEHMRISLIDPKYKEQKERMFAKIRETTLAQDDEISRNIVGLARTRPDIFGTTEEEVSNAVKAEIEKKKDEQPKQVIWDGHTGSIGRTANQAMSQTIMGEDPNDAANSISQNLPGPAAPPPRPGVPSVRPLPPPPGLALNLPRVPPNAPQYSAASSGGLPISLPQPRPIGVPVMQSMRQAPPPMQMAPGQQPMMMNRPPQMSPTMSMNPVNMPVPPPPGSQFTAVSVPRPFAPLPVPPPSMPMMQPPPPLPQGIPPPPPPEEAPPPLPDEPEPKRQKLDDAKLVPEDQFFAQHPGPACITVSVPNLDEGNLKGQLLEITVQALSETVGSLKEKIAGEIQLPANKQKLSGKAGFLKDNMTLAYYNVGAGETLALSLRERGGRKR